The stretch of DNA CGGACACCAGATGGACACAGGTCCCCCAGGCTGGGTCAGCGGCCACCTGCAGTTCCACGTCCTCCCGGAAGGTGGCGGCCCTGCAGTCTGCATAGGAAGCCGGACGCCCCCAGGACCAGCTCTGCCTGGCACGGGTCAAGAGCGCGCCCTGGCCAGCGTGCCTGCAGCCCTAAAAGGGCACAGGCAGGGGGCCCTGGTGTCGCCCACCAGGCAGGAATGCAAACTTGGGAGAGGAAGGAGTGGATGCAGGGAGCTGCCAGATCCAGTGGGAAGAGGGGTTGTGGCGAGGGTAAGAGCCAGGCGCAGCCTTGACGGCCTGTGCGGGGACACACGGAGGGtggggtgcggggggggggggtggaggcgAGGCATTTCCTCTCCATCCTTTGGTAACTGCTTTGGTGTCTGTGTCCCCACGTCAGAACGCTCTGTTTCACAAGCGCCTGGGGACTTGTTGCGTCTCTTCTCTGTTGCGGGATTTTGGTATCAATACCCAGGCAGTTCCGGTCCTCCCCTTGGCATCTTCCCTGCCTCCACCGTGCCCGCCCTGTCGCCTACACATTGTGCTGCTTGCAAAGAGGGGAGCAGGGGTTGAGATGCCCCTTAGAGCAGCTCCTAAGGGGCCATCCGGCTTTCGGCCCAGGCAGACAGCATGTGTTGGCACAAGCAACTGAGTGTTTGCCCCGTTGGCTCCCGGTGTCCGTGCTGGGCCACCTTAGAGGTTTAAGGAGCCAACCAGTGACTGGGAGACCCCTGTGGCTGGCACTTTTCCTGGCCTCTTGTCACAccgcctttccaaaaaacaaatacaatgtgCGGAACAGTACTTGCAGCAAGGATGCCAGGCCAACATCTCAGTCAGCAGCAAGTTTGGGTACCAGTCTCCCTGTGGCCACAGGTGCGCTGGGGCTGCCGGTGGAGCCGCTGGTATCCAGTCCATCCAGCTGCTGCGGCGACGAGCGCTCCGAGCGGCTGGAGCTGATGTCCAGGCCCAGGGGCAGGCAGCGGCCCAGGCCGCGCGAAGGCCCAGTCGCGCTCGGGGACTGCTGTGAGCCTGGCTGGCCCCGACCGCAGGGCCGGCGGCCGCAGCAGACGAGTCGCAGGAGCGCGTGGCGCAGGTCGCGGTTGGTGAGCGTGTAGATGACGGGGTTGAGGAGCGAGTTGGCCATGGCCAAGCCCAGGAAGGGATCGGCCTGCAGGAGCAGAGGACAGGCCCGCGCGGGGCACGCCACGTCCAGCAACAACAGCAGGAAGAGAGGACCCCAACACGCCACGAAGGCCAGGAGCACTACGCTGAGCGTGCGCAGCAACGCCAGGGAGCGTGGCGTCCGTCGTGCGCGGCTCGACGTCCCCCGGCCAGCCCTGGGCCGCGCCCGCAGGCGCCTGGCGTTGGCGCGCACCTGGCAGTAGATGCGCGCGTAGAGCGCACAGATGGTGGCCAGGATACCCAGGAAGACCAGCACGCAGAAGAGCACGTAGGCCTTAGCGTAGAGCGGCAGGACCGTGGAGCAGGCGTCCAGGCGACCCAGGCAGTTCCAGCCCAGCGCGGGCAACAGCCCGAGGAGCAGCGACACGCCCCAGGCGGCCCCCGCCAGCGCCAGCGTGCGTCCCCGACTGGCGGCGGGCGCGGGACCCCGGCGCGCCATGGTGAGGTGGCGCTCCAGCGCGATGGCCAAGAGACTGAGCACCGAGGCGCCGAGCGCCACGAAGACGCCTCCCTCGCGGGCGAACCAGAGCGCCGGCGACAGTCGCAGCGTGAGCGGCCCGGAGAGCAGGATGTTGGTGGCGTAGGCGGCGCCGGCCAGCAGGTCGGACAGCGTGAGGCTGCCCAGGAGCAGGAACATGGGCGCGTGAAAGCGCGGGTGGCGCGCGAGCACGAAGAGCACGGCCAGGTTCTCCAGCACGATGAAGGCGCACACGGCCAGGCAGACGGCGGCGTCCGCGCGCAGGCCGGCGCCGGGCTGGTAGCGCGCCCCGCGGAGCTTGCCCGTGTAGTTGTAATGCAGCACAATGACTTCGCTCACCGGTGCGGGGCGCAGCAGGCTGGGCTCCATGGGGCAGCCGCCCCCGGGCTGCGAAAAGGCCAAAGGGCGTGGGGTCAGGGCGGCCACCCTCCACCCACCGCTGCTGGCGGCCCTACGGAGATGGGAACCTATGGGTGTCCAGTGCGCAAATGAGAGGGGGAGGGTGTCCGGGGAAACACACGCACACAATCTCCAGAGGGCAAAGGGTGACACCCGGTTCCACAAACAAGGGCCCCTTACAACACCTACAATCAGGGCTGCCCAGAGGCGCCTTCAGCCACAGCCGGGCCTGTGAGCCTCCGGCCGGGTGGCTGGGGCGGCTGGGGGAGTTCCTGCTTCCCCACTGCCTGCTAAAGTGGTCTGTCCTCAGAGGCGGATGGctccaggccctgggaccctgccgcccacccgggagacctgcaagaacttacctgctcctggctccaaccagTTCTGGGAAAGCAAGCCAACAttgggaatctctctctctcgcgcgcgcGCGCCTCTCAAAGTCATATAAAGGCATGTCCccccccttccacacacacacacacaagtctacGCATTCAGGAACACCCAGAGCAAAGGGTGGGAGGCATGCGCGGTCACACCCCAtcacagaaagcagaaatacGGTTGCACAAACACAGCATGGTACAGGCAGAGCCACACAGGGGTCAAAACCCAGTCACACACAGGGGCTtctccgcacacacacacatcccagtgGTGCAGGCCACAATTTCATAACCATGACCCACCTTCAGCCTGAGGGCCCAGGgcctcacacacacccacccacccccccacacacacactggaagctTTCCCTACCCAAAGCCCATCTTCTGGGTGCACACCACCAGCAAGCGGCTGCAATCCACTCATCTCACTTAGGCAGAGCCTGAAGGCAGCCATGGGGCATCCACCAGGCACAGACAGgctctggggggaggggggacacGGACACGCGTGTCCTTAAACTACAATGACACTTCGCATCCCATTGGGGCCACTGGACTCTTTCATGCTCTAGTCCCAATCCACGGAGGGGGTAAACCGAGACTCAAAGGAAGCAGGCTGTGTGGTGAGGGTTTCCAGGCTCCCATGCTAGGCAGAGCCAAGGGGAGATGCTTACCCAGTTGCCCATGAACTCCCACTCTGCGGATGGGAAAGCCGAGGTCTGGCGAGGCCGTGCAGCAAGGAAAACACCTCCCAGAGGTCTGTTacacctgcccaccacacacacacacacacacacacacatacacggaccaggcacacaggaagacagaggcAGGAAGGGGCTGCTCACTGAGCCACACTAGAAAGAGGGCACTGGTTTATCCCTCTCTGATGCGGCCCCAGCACAGAGAGGCACGGCCTCTGCTCCAAACCCCTGTCCCAGCTTGCCTGGTAAGAAACTTGCAGCAGCCCTGCCAGGAAGCTGAGAGAGCATGGCCGGGAGGAGAGGGATTCCCGGGAAAGGATCGGGAACTACAGTAAGAGAAGCTGTACCCTTTGATTCCAACCCCAGAAAGTGACTAAGGCACCCTCTCCAGACCAGACCGAGCCCGGCGCCCCCCAGGACCCAGGGCTGTTAACACTCACCCTGCGCCCTGGTCGTGCGCGCCCGGCAGTCCCGCGCGCCTGGAGCGAGCGAGCGGACCCGGCTCCCGGGGGCGTGGTCGGGGCGGGCTGTCGGGTCCGCAGGGACGATCGCCGCCCCCTCCTTCCCGGCCTTTGGGGCCCGGGCACTGAGCCCGCGGCTGCCAGCCTGTGCCACCCGCCGCAGCACCGGAGAGCGTCCCGGCGGCGGCGACTGGCACCGGCGCGCCCTCGAGTTCCCCCTTGCGAGAGAGCCTGGCTGCCCTGCTAGGGACGCGCCGTCTGGCTGGGAGACCCTAGGGGAGAGCGAGTGGGAGGGCCCTTCCGTAGGGGGCAGTGGCAGCCTCAGCGACTTCCCACGGCCAGCACGGGCTCGTGTCCATCCTCCAATTTCTAAGCACCGCCTCCTCCCCATTTGCCTCCAGTCGGCCAGGGGAGTCCCCTTAACGCTGTCCCCCTCTAAGGATGCCCCTTCCACCAGGGGACCCGAGCAACTCAAATTAAGACCGTGGGCGGAGGTCGCCTGGGTCCCCGTCCGCGGCCCCCACACCCTGGCTCCAGCAGATGGGTCTGGGCTCCCCATCTCTGCGCTACTACCCCAGGCGTGGGGAGAAGTGGAGGGGCAGGACTCCGGTGGCAACTTTTCTGTCCCCCACCTAAGCAGGGTCCCTGGGGGGCCGCCGCCCCACATCTCCCCATCCAACGTCTCCCCAACAATGCGATTGATTCAATTCatgtgtttcctgttgtgtgtccTTGCCTCTCCCTCACCCCTAAACTGTCAAATGTCAGTTGAAGTCTGCCCTGGGCACGGCCGGGTGGCAAGTGTCTGTTGGAGTGATGAATGAAGGACGGATTCCTCCCTGTCCTCCGTGCGTCTCCGTCGGGTGTCTGTTTCTTTTCCACGTCGCTGTGGCTGCTGCAACACGCAGCCCCAGCTGTCGCCACAactcttcccccaacccccagttTGCAGGAGTTCCCAGGCCAGgcgcagcccccaccccacccccttagCCTGGGAGCGGGTGCGGGTGGGGGTGGCGTCTTGTGGTCACCAcgtcctagactcccaccactgaGGGACAGCATGGGAGTGCTCCAGGGACCAGAGGCTGTgcgtgagtgagtgtgtgtgtgtgtgtgtgtgtgtgtgtggagggggcagCTCTCAGGCccgtcccctccccgccccaagcAGTCCCCTGGGAATCCCTGAGCCTCCCGCCCCCGCAGTTCCCTGGGGTAGGCAGGGCTGATTTTGTCCTTccgcctggctgcctggctctgaccaattcaagtcccagaagGGGGTTGGTGTGGGGAGAGGCACAAGGTGGGAGGCATTAACCCTTCAGTGTCCAgtgcccccacagccctgccGCCTAAATGTCTCCTCCTTCGCTACCACACCACGTGGCTGGGCCAAGCGTGGGAACCAGCAGACACCCCACTCATGACCTCGGTGGCAAAGGGGAAGCCGCACCCGGGGTAGGGAGGTGGCTCCTTCACACCTCCCAGGCGGTACTGTCACCTCCCACTAGCCTCTGAGGGGCAGGGTAGGGGCTCTTCTGGGCTGATAGGGAACCCCCACCCAGCACCCTCCACTTCCCAGTTCTCTGATGTCCCATGAAGCCTTGGAAACCCAGGGGACAGAGGTCAGGAGTCCTTAGACAACTCTGGGCATCCCTGTGTAACCACCACCCCCACTGTGCCCCGCCCCACTCTACCCTGTccccccatcctcctcctctgggAGCTCTTGAGGTctttggggaaaaagaaaaaaaagcaccttgtggtctctctctgtcccagcCCCTCACACACTTCAAGACCCTAGGACTTGGGGACCAGTTTCCGCACCCACCCCTGGTTACCCATCCTTTCCAGCTGGTCACCTCGTCACTCTCCCTCCTGGACCTGCCGGTTCTTCTCCCCAAGGTCCAGTGACAGGTGGCACCCCCTGACTTGGCCACAGGTACTCTCCTCCCTAGAGTCACAGCTCCAAGGAGGTGTAAACAAAGCTCTTTAGACTTCCGGCCTCAGCCTGGACCCCAGGGCCAGGGAGGCTGCTTCTGCGAAACAGAGCTAATGCCCACAACCTGCAGTCCCAGGGTGGTTGTTAATCTAGGCAAGAGGGGAGTGAGGTAGCACACTGCAGTGATCCACCATctgcatcccatagggatgcaggttcaagtcctgtctgccccacttcccatccagctccctgcctctggcctgggagagcagtggaggactgcccaaagccttggaaccctgagagGCTTCTGGttcaggccacttggggagtgaaccagcggatggaagatctttctgtctctccttcactttgtaaatcttcctttctagtaaatatataaattttttttaatggatccCAAGCTGGGGTATACAGTGGGAGCTCAATAAATGTTACCTTAGGTAGCCAGTGTTACCTCAGCCCTGTGTTCCTGCCAAGGGTCTGGGTGGTCTCCTGTCAGCTCCACCACAGCCGCCACCCAGGCCCGTCTGCTTCTCACCCACAGCCCATAGGATCCGGTCGCTCCGTGGCAGCTGCCAGCCTGAAGCAAGCCTGGGCTCGCACACCTACCTGGCTGGTTCTGCCCTCACCCACAGGGCTGCCACGCCCGGTCTGCACCCACTTTTGCTAAAGCCCCGTCTGCACTTTGCAAAAGGCAAGGCTTCCTCAAGCAAGCCTGCCCCTTCCACCTGCACCCATCCCCCCGACTGGCTGCGGCCCCCACAGCACCCTGCACCCTTCCCCCCCGACTGGCTGTGGCCCCCATGGCCACTTTGTACCTTCCCCCCACTGGCTGCGGCCCCCACAGCCTCCCTGCACCCTTCCCCCCCACACTGGCTGCGGCCCCCATGGCCACCCTGCACCCTTCACCCCCCCCACTACTGCGGCCCCACAGCCACCATgcactcttccctccccctctgactgctgtggccccCACAGCACCCtgcacccttcccccacccccacggaCTGCTGCGGCCCCCACAACCACCCTGCACCCTTGCTGGACAGCCTGCCCGTGGGCCAAGAGCACAGGAGCTTTAGGGGACTCCTGTAGGAGGGCCACCTGCGGCTCATGTCCAAAGCTTGTTCAGCCAGGTCGGCGAGATTCCTCACTCTAGGGGAACAGAAATCCCAGGCCCCTGGTTGCTTCTCAGCTCAGCGGGGGGCTAGCGGAAGTGGTGGAGACCCCTGGAGtgcctgactccaacttcctgctcctgcagaccctggggggcagcaggtgacagcttgaaTCATTAGCTTCTTGCTGTCACAGCCCTGGAGGAACACTGGGGTGAGGGAGTAGCCAACCTCTCcctgctgggccagcccaaactGTTTCAAAACTGGGAcctgagggcctggtgcggtggcctagtggataaagtcttcTCCTGAcatgtgcccgggatcccatttgggcgcaggTTCTGATTCTGCcagttctgtttcccatccagctccctgcctgtgacctgggaaaccagtggaggacggcccaaagccttgggaccctgcacccgcgtgggagacccagaaaattttcctggctcctggtttcggatcagctcagctcccgccattggggtcacttggagagtgaatcagtggacagaagatcttctttgctgtctctcctctctgtatatctcactttccaatataaaaaaaaatcaattgaaaaaaaagataaactaggGGTCTGAGGCCAGTGCCATGACATGTTGggccaagcctccacctgcagtgccagcagcccagataggcaccggttcaagtcccagttgctccacttcagattcagctctgtGTTTATGGCTTGGGTGAGCAAGCATGGCCCACGTCctcacagccacatgggagacccagagaaagttcctggctcctggcctcaggtgaggtcaactccagccgttgttgcCATTGGtaaagtgaatcagcggatggacgagctctctgtctctccctctctctgtgaaatttgcctttttttttcttaagaattatttacgtattaaaaaaggaagatttacagagagaaggaaagaaaagaaagaaagaatttctgtccgatgattccccaagcgatcacaatggccagagccgatctgaagccaggagccaggagcctcttccgggtctcccacgcggtgcagggtcccaaggctttgggccgtcctccactgctttcccaggccacaggcagggagctgggtgggcaatggggcagctgggacatgatccgtCACCCATACGG from Ochotona princeps isolate mOchPri1 unplaced genomic scaffold, mOchPri1.hap1 HAP1_SCAFFOLD_1138, whole genome shotgun sequence encodes:
- the LOC131479439 gene encoding sphingosine 1-phosphate receptor 5-like → MEPSLLRPAPVSEVIVLHYNYTGKLRGARYQPGAGLRADAAVCLAVCAFIVLENLAVLFVLARHPRFHAPMFLLLGSLTLSDLLAGAAYATNILLSGPLTLRLSPALWFAREGGVFVALGASVLSLLAIALERHLTMARRGPAPAASRGRTLALAGAAWGVSLLLGLLPALGWNCLGRLDACSTVLPLYAKAYVLFCVLVFLGILATICALYARIYCQVRANARRLRARPRAGRGTSSRARRTPRSLALLRTLSVVLLAFVACWGPLFLLLLLDVACPARACPLLLQADPFLGLAMANSLLNPVIYTLTNRDLRHALLRLVCCGRRPCGRGQPGSQQSPSATGPSRGLGRCLPLGLDISSSRSERSSPQQLDGLDTSGSTGSPSAPVATGRLVPKLAAD